Within the Saccharopolyspora gloriosae genome, the region GCCGTAGCGGTGCTGCCGTCCGACCAGGCGCTCGTCGACCCGGGGGAACTCCTGCGCCCGGTCGTCCAGGCGTTGTTCCCGCACTTTCCCGCCCGGGACAACCCGCACCTCTACGACCTGATGTTCGGTCTTCCCGCGTCAGGGGGGCACCGGGACGGTGCCGACCCGGCCACCGAGGAGCCGGACGTGTCCCAGCGGGCCTACGGGCACCTCGTGGACGCCGCGGGCCGCGCCGCCCGCGCCGGCCGGTTCCGGGATCAGGCGTCGGGTCACGCCGCCGCGCAGCTGTGGAGCATGTTGCACGGCTACGTCACCCTCGAACTGTCCGGGCACTTCGACCGGTTCGACGACCTCGCGCAGGTGTTCATCCCGATGGCCGCCAACCTGGTCGCCGGGCTCGGCGACACGCCTGATCGCGCCGCCCGTTCCTGGGATCGCCTTCAGGGCTGAACTTCCACCTCGGCGTGCGTCCACTGAGGACTGAGCCGCGATCACGCGGGTCGCCCGGATGTCGCATTGACGCGCCTGCTCCCTTGACCGGTTCCGTCGACGGCTGAACACTGGCCGCCGGTCTTGATCGAATCGTTTCGACCCGTACGCGGGCGAGCCCGCGGCGGACGCAGGACGAGCCGAGGCGCAACGACGACGAAGGAGTCGCATGTCCGCGAACGAGATCGACCGACGCACTTTCGGCAGGGCGGCAGGCATCGCCGGCTTCACCGCCCTGGCGTGGAGTCCGGGCACCGCCGCGCAGGCGGCGGGCGAGCCGATCACCACGAGCTCCCCGGACGGCTCGATCACCGCGCATTTCCGGTTGCAGGAAGGGAAACCGCAGTACCGCATCACCCGCGGAGCACAGGTCGTGCTCGACTGGTCGGGCATGGGTTTCGAACTCGGCGACCGGAGATTGGGCGAGGTCGCCGAGCTGGTCGGCACGTCCCGGGACGAGCTGAACGAGACCTGGCGGCCGGTGTGGGGCTCGTCGGCCGAGGTCCGCAGCCACTGCCACAGCACCATCGTGCGCCTGCGCGAGCAGGTCGAGTTCGACATCGAGTTCCGCGTGTTCGACGAAGGTGCGGGCTTCCGCTACTTCTTCCCGCAGCAGGACGGGCTGGGCGATTTCGAGGTGCTCGACGAGCACACCGAGTTCCGCTTCACCGCCGACCACACCGCCTGGTCCACGCCGGCAAACTACGACTCGGTCGAATACCTCTACAGCGAGACGCCGCTGACCGGTGCCGGACGGCTGCACCCCTGGCAGGAGCCCCGCGACGACGCCGAACGGCTCGGCGACC harbors:
- a CDS encoding TetR-like C-terminal domain-containing protein; amino-acid sequence: MFGLPASGGHRDGADPATEEPDVSQRAYGHLVDAAGRAARAGRFRDQASGHAAAQLWSMLHGYVTLELSGHFDRFDDLAQVFIPMAANLVAGLGDTPDRAARSWDRLQG